The Clarias gariepinus isolate MV-2021 ecotype Netherlands chromosome 4, CGAR_prim_01v2, whole genome shotgun sequence genome window below encodes:
- the LOC128520075 gene encoding C-type lectin domain family 9 member A has protein sequence MMEDDVNYSTIVFRTSHSAVPKGVPETENVVYSKIRTTREKSTQCSSSTAEEVTTSKCQSYKRATAVLGLLCVLLLAGLPTMCVLYIRQISKYSTILALYNNESTAHRLLQADKAALEKDKEELTAQTDEFRTSMRHITQLSNFPVNKYCTTTNGKLYCEPCMKNWIQNGPSCYLFHLYRPWMTWGQSQDYCAERGGHLVVIDTLQEQAWDRHCIQWLDFWSVPPKNPQDGCILLNPNRANQSNWVVNQCTMFNRCICEIKVMTWPSQL, from the exons ATGATGGAGGATGATGTGAACTACTCTACAATAGTGTTCCGTACATCTCACTCTGCTGTGCCAAAAG GTGTACCAGAGACTGAGAATGTTGTGTACTCAAAAATCAGGACGACAAGAGAGAAATCAACACAATGCAGTTCTTCGACAGCTG AGGAAGTGACTACATCCAAGTGTCAATCATACAAACGGGCTACAGCTGTTCTGGGGCTATTGTGTGTTCTCTTACTAGCAGGATTACCTActatgtgtgttttat acatcagGCAAATTTCAAAATACTCCACCATTTTG GCTCTTTACAACAATGAGAGCACAGCACACAGGCTGCTGCAAGCTGATAAGGCAGCACTGgagaaagacaaagaggaaTTAACAGCACAGACAGATGAGTTCAGAACCAGCATGCGGCACATCACCCAACTTTCAAATTTCCCAGTTAACAAATATTGTACAACAACAAATGGCA AGCTTTACTGTGAGCCCTGTATGAAGAATTGGATTCAGAATGGCCCCAGCTGTTACCTTTTCCATCTGTACAGACCCTGGATGACCTGGGGACAAAGCCAGGATTATTGTGCTGAAAGGGGAGGACATCTAGTGGTCATTGACACTCTACAGGAACAG gcttgggaccggcactgcatccagtggctgga TTTCTGGAGTGTTCCACCTAAAAACCCACAGGATGGCTGCATTTTGTTAAATCCTAACCGTGCTAATCAGAGCAACTGGGTGGTGAACCAGTGTACCATGTTTAATAGATGTATCTGTGAAATCAAAGTGATGACATGGCCCAGTCAACTGTAG
- the gpatch4 gene encoding G patch domain-containing protein 4 isoform X1 — protein sequence MCNITMSETAAEKSRGLRFAEQQLLRHGWEQGKGLGRAENGISEAIKVKVKCDKGGVGHKESEQFTFHWWDHVFNKASAGLAVESDQNGVVVKKTEEEENGMISNKKPRKAMMNKSMLYGCFVKSATLLSGEEQPEQTSSVSEDSSSEDEEKLDLSSTKKLSDKELMKACGGRTAHKGARHGLTMSAKLARLEQQEQEFMAKYGKKKQMDKTTHPSEALPSKLTSALEQEKEEKTKKRKAKKKKQHSDEPEENGVPDNGEASQEHNEEKSKKRKKRSKVDLGSEDAAAAVVDTDTTKKKKRPKIQLEEESTSELAETAEPTEASISKEKRKKKKHLEKGSALEERRSKNIEESAETPESQEHEQQEERTAVLHPTPEVTKKKKKKSSKANKDKSEVPEMGAIAAETVETADLGKEPSQSEKRKSREEEDLKTESENRSVAKATQKKKKKRKRAE from the exons GGCTGAGAACGGCATCTCTGAAGCAATCAAAGTTAAAGTGAAATGTGACAAAGGAGGG GTTGGCCACAAGGAAAGTGAGCAGTTCACATTCCACTGGTGGGATCATGTGTTTAACAAGGCATCTGCCGGCTTGGCTGTGGAGTCTGATCAG AATGGGGTGGTAGTAAAGAAAACCGAGGAAGAAGAAAATGGAATGATTTCTAACAAGAAGCCCCGAAAGGCCATGATGAATAAGTCTATGCTGTATGGATGCTTTGTCAAG TCTGCTACTCTCCTCTCAGGTGAGGAACAACCTGAACAAACATCATCTGTCTCTGAGGACAGTAGCTCTGAGGATGAAGAGAAGCTAGACCTTTCCAGCACGAAGAA ATTATCTGATAAGGAACTGATGAAAGCATGTGGAGGACGCACTGCACATAA AGGTGCCAGACATGGTCTTACGATGAGTGCCAAACTAGCCAGACTGGAACAACAAGAGCAAGAGTTCATGGCTAAATATGGCAAGAAAAAGCAGATGGACAAAACCACGCATCCAAGTGAAGCACTGCCATCCAAGCTTACTTCTGCATTAGAACAGGAGAAGGAAGAGAAGACCAAAAAGAGGAAAGCCAAGAAAAAGAAGCAACACTCAGATGAGCCCGAAGAGAATGGTGTCCCAGACAACGGTGAAGCTTCACAGGAGCACAATGAAGAGAAGtctaaaaagagaaagaaacgaTCAAAAGTAGATTTAGGATCAGAAGATGCAGCTGCTGCTGTTGTGGATACTGACACaactaaaaagaagaaaaggccCAAAATACAGCTGGAGGAGGAAAGCACAAGTGAATTGGCAGAGACTGCTGAACCAACAGAAGCGAGCATCTCcaaggaaaagaggaaaaagaagaaacactTAGAAAAAGGCAGTGCTCTGGAGGAAAGACGGAGTAAAAACATTGAAGAGTCTGCAGAAACACCAGAAAGTCAGGAACATGAGCAGCAGGAAGAGCGCACAGCTGTACTTCACCCAACACCTGAAGTCaccaagaagaaaaagaagaaatcctCAAAGGCCAATAAAGACAAATCTGAAGTTCCAGAAATGGGCGCCATCGCAGCAGAGACTGTGGAAACAGCTGATTTAGGAAAAGAACCATCACAAtcggaaaaaaggaaaagcagaGAGGAGGAGGACTTGAAGACAGAGTCTGAGAATAGATCAGTCGCTAAAGcaactcaaaagaagaagaaaaaaaggaaacgtGCAGAGTGA
- the gpatch4 gene encoding G patch domain-containing protein 4 isoform X2: MSETAAEKSRGLRFAEQQLLRHGWEQGKGLGRAENGISEAIKVKVKCDKGGVGHKESEQFTFHWWDHVFNKASAGLAVESDQNGVVVKKTEEEENGMISNKKPRKAMMNKSMLYGCFVKSATLLSGEEQPEQTSSVSEDSSSEDEEKLDLSSTKKLSDKELMKACGGRTAHKGARHGLTMSAKLARLEQQEQEFMAKYGKKKQMDKTTHPSEALPSKLTSALEQEKEEKTKKRKAKKKKQHSDEPEENGVPDNGEASQEHNEEKSKKRKKRSKVDLGSEDAAAAVVDTDTTKKKKRPKIQLEEESTSELAETAEPTEASISKEKRKKKKHLEKGSALEERRSKNIEESAETPESQEHEQQEERTAVLHPTPEVTKKKKKKSSKANKDKSEVPEMGAIAAETVETADLGKEPSQSEKRKSREEEDLKTESENRSVAKATQKKKKKRKRAE; the protein is encoded by the exons GGCTGAGAACGGCATCTCTGAAGCAATCAAAGTTAAAGTGAAATGTGACAAAGGAGGG GTTGGCCACAAGGAAAGTGAGCAGTTCACATTCCACTGGTGGGATCATGTGTTTAACAAGGCATCTGCCGGCTTGGCTGTGGAGTCTGATCAG AATGGGGTGGTAGTAAAGAAAACCGAGGAAGAAGAAAATGGAATGATTTCTAACAAGAAGCCCCGAAAGGCCATGATGAATAAGTCTATGCTGTATGGATGCTTTGTCAAG TCTGCTACTCTCCTCTCAGGTGAGGAACAACCTGAACAAACATCATCTGTCTCTGAGGACAGTAGCTCTGAGGATGAAGAGAAGCTAGACCTTTCCAGCACGAAGAA ATTATCTGATAAGGAACTGATGAAAGCATGTGGAGGACGCACTGCACATAA AGGTGCCAGACATGGTCTTACGATGAGTGCCAAACTAGCCAGACTGGAACAACAAGAGCAAGAGTTCATGGCTAAATATGGCAAGAAAAAGCAGATGGACAAAACCACGCATCCAAGTGAAGCACTGCCATCCAAGCTTACTTCTGCATTAGAACAGGAGAAGGAAGAGAAGACCAAAAAGAGGAAAGCCAAGAAAAAGAAGCAACACTCAGATGAGCCCGAAGAGAATGGTGTCCCAGACAACGGTGAAGCTTCACAGGAGCACAATGAAGAGAAGtctaaaaagagaaagaaacgaTCAAAAGTAGATTTAGGATCAGAAGATGCAGCTGCTGCTGTTGTGGATACTGACACaactaaaaagaagaaaaggccCAAAATACAGCTGGAGGAGGAAAGCACAAGTGAATTGGCAGAGACTGCTGAACCAACAGAAGCGAGCATCTCcaaggaaaagaggaaaaagaagaaacactTAGAAAAAGGCAGTGCTCTGGAGGAAAGACGGAGTAAAAACATTGAAGAGTCTGCAGAAACACCAGAAAGTCAGGAACATGAGCAGCAGGAAGAGCGCACAGCTGTACTTCACCCAACACCTGAAGTCaccaagaagaaaaagaagaaatcctCAAAGGCCAATAAAGACAAATCTGAAGTTCCAGAAATGGGCGCCATCGCAGCAGAGACTGTGGAAACAGCTGATTTAGGAAAAGAACCATCACAAtcggaaaaaaggaaaagcagaGAGGAGGAGGACTTGAAGACAGAGTCTGAGAATAGATCAGTCGCTAAAGcaactcaaaagaagaagaaaaaaaggaaacgtGCAGAGTGA